One part of the Arabidopsis thaliana chromosome 1 sequence genome encodes these proteins:
- a CDS encoding lysine ketoglutarate reductase trans-splicing protein (DUF707) (Protein of unknown function (DUF707); CONTAINS InterPro DOMAIN/s: Protein of unknown function DUF707 (InterPro:IPR007877); BEST Arabidopsis thaliana protein match is: Protein of unknown function (DUF707) (TAIR:AT1G13000.2); Has 35333 Blast hits to 34131 proteins in 2444 species: Archae - 798; Bacteria - 22429; Metazoa - 974; Fungi - 991; Plants - 531; Viruses - 0; Other Eukaryotes - 9610 (source: NCBI BLink).) has protein sequence MGIFSRSSISRKSKDGMKIIATAFFGVTFGFLIGISFPSLSITKVSLPTNFLPSNDLSYIEEKGSKIATPESHKAWSSSKGNDSSSSTPIDKSKIWVPSNPRGAEMLPPGMVAAESDFYLRRLWGLPHEDLKSEPRYLATFTVGINQKANIDACVKKFSENFTIVLFHYDGRVTEWDEFEWSKTAIHISVRKQTKWWYAKRFLHPDIVARYDYIFVWDEDLGVEHFNAEEYVKMVKKHGLEISQPGLEPNQGLTWQMTKRRGDMEVHKITEERPGWCSDPHLPPCAAFVEIMAPVFSRNAWRCVWHVIQNDLVHGWGLDFALRRCVEPAHEKIGVVDSQWVVHQSFPSLGNQGEATDGKAPWQGVRDRCKKEWTMFQSRMANAEKDYFKSLQVEGSSNSTATTI, from the exons ATGGGAATCTTTTCACGCAG TTCAATTAGTAGGAAATCAAAAGATGGAATGAAGATCATTGCAACGGCATTTTTTGGAGTAACATTTGGCTTTCTGATTGGAATATCTTTTCCATCATTATCAATCACTAAG GTGAGTCTCCCTACAAACTTTCTTCCTTCAAACGATCTCTCATATATCGAGGAAAAGGGTTCGAAAATTGCAACTCCAGAAAGTCATAAAGCTTGGTCATCATCAAAGGGTAACGATAGCAGCTCATCTACTCCGATTGACAAATCAAAG ATCTGGGTACCTTCTAATCCTCGTGGTGCTGAAATGTTGCCACCGGGTATGGTTGCTGCTGAATCAGACTTCTATTTGCGCAGATTATGGGGTTTACCGCATGAG GATTTGAAAAGTGAACCAAGATACCTCGCAACATTTACAGTGGGTATTAATCAGAAAGCAAATATCGATGCTTGTGTCAAGAAG TTTTCAGAAAACTTCACTATTGTCCTGTTTCACTATGACGGCCGGGTAACTGAGTGGGATGAGTTTGAATGGTCAAAGACTGCTATACACATTAGCGTACGAAAGCAGACAAAATG GTGGTATGCAAAGAGGTTTTTGCACCCTGATATTGTAGCAAGATATGATTATATCTTCGTCTGGGATGAAGACCTGGGTGTCGAGCATTTTAACGCAGAAGA GTACGTAAAGATGGTGAAGAAGCACGGCCTGGAGATTTCCCAACCTGGCTTGGAACCAAACCAGGGACTAACGTGGCAAATGACAAAGAGACGAGGAGATATGGAAGTTCACAA GATAACAGAAGAAAGACCTGGATGGTGCTCAGATCCTCATCTCCCTCCATGTGCTGC ATTCGTAGAGATCATGGCTCCTGTATTTTCAAGAAATGCCTGGCGATGCGTGTGGCATGTGATCCAG AATGATTTGGTACACGGTTGGGGTCTTGACTTTGCACTCAGAAGATGTGTTGAG CCTGCACATGAGAAGATAGGAGTAGTTGATTCTCAATGGGTCGTTCATCAATCTTTTCCTTCCCTTGGCAACCAA GGTGAGGCGACAGACGGGAAAGCACCATGGCAAGGG GTGAGGGATAGATGCAAAAAGGAATGGACAATGTTCCAGAGTAGAATGGCTAACGCAGAGAAGGATTATTTCAAATCCTTACAAGTAGAAGGCTCCTCAAATTCAACAGCCACAACCATTTAA
- a CDS encoding lysine ketoglutarate reductase trans-splicing protein (DUF707), giving the protein MKIIATAFFGVTFGFLIGISFPSLSITKVSLPTNFLPSNDLSYIEEKGSKIATPESHKAWSSSKGNDSSSSTPIDKSKIWVPSNPRGAEMLPPGMVAAESDFYLRRLWGLPHEDLKSEPRYLATFTVGINQKANIDACVKKFSENFTIVLFHYDGRVTEWDEFEWSKTAIHISVRKQTKWWYAKRFLHPDIVARYDYIFVWDEDLGVEHFNAEEYVKMVKKHGLEISQPGLEPNQGLTWQMTKRRGDMEVHKITEERPGWCSDPHLPPCAAFVEIMAPVFSRNAWRCVWHVIQNDLVHGWGLDFALRRCVEPAHEKIGVVDSQWVVHQSFPSLGNQGEATDGKAPWQGVRDRCKKEWTMFQSRMANAEKDYFKSLQVEGSSNSTATTI; this is encoded by the exons ATGAAGATCATTGCAACGGCATTTTTTGGAGTAACATTTGGCTTTCTGATTGGAATATCTTTTCCATCATTATCAATCACTAAG GTGAGTCTCCCTACAAACTTTCTTCCTTCAAACGATCTCTCATATATCGAGGAAAAGGGTTCGAAAATTGCAACTCCAGAAAGTCATAAAGCTTGGTCATCATCAAAGGGTAACGATAGCAGCTCATCTACTCCGATTGACAAATCAAAG ATCTGGGTACCTTCTAATCCTCGTGGTGCTGAAATGTTGCCACCGGGTATGGTTGCTGCTGAATCAGACTTCTATTTGCGCAGATTATGGGGTTTACCGCATGAG GATTTGAAAAGTGAACCAAGATACCTCGCAACATTTACAGTGGGTATTAATCAGAAAGCAAATATCGATGCTTGTGTCAAGAAG TTTTCAGAAAACTTCACTATTGTCCTGTTTCACTATGACGGCCGGGTAACTGAGTGGGATGAGTTTGAATGGTCAAAGACTGCTATACACATTAGCGTACGAAAGCAGACAAAATG GTGGTATGCAAAGAGGTTTTTGCACCCTGATATTGTAGCAAGATATGATTATATCTTCGTCTGGGATGAAGACCTGGGTGTCGAGCATTTTAACGCAGAAGA GTACGTAAAGATGGTGAAGAAGCACGGCCTGGAGATTTCCCAACCTGGCTTGGAACCAAACCAGGGACTAACGTGGCAAATGACAAAGAGACGAGGAGATATGGAAGTTCACAA GATAACAGAAGAAAGACCTGGATGGTGCTCAGATCCTCATCTCCCTCCATGTGCTGC ATTCGTAGAGATCATGGCTCCTGTATTTTCAAGAAATGCCTGGCGATGCGTGTGGCATGTGATCCAG AATGATTTGGTACACGGTTGGGGTCTTGACTTTGCACTCAGAAGATGTGTTGAG CCTGCACATGAGAAGATAGGAGTAGTTGATTCTCAATGGGTCGTTCATCAATCTTTTCCTTCCCTTGGCAACCAA GGTGAGGCGACAGACGGGAAAGCACCATGGCAAGGG GTGAGGGATAGATGCAAAAAGGAATGGACAATGTTCCAGAGTAGAATGGCTAACGCAGAGAAGGATTATTTCAAATCCTTACAAGTAGAAGGCTCCTCAAATTCAACAGCCACAACCATTTAA